A genomic stretch from Gemmatimonadota bacterium includes:
- a CDS encoding DUF2164 domain-containing protein: MPLRIDDDRRRHLVQRLQGFFLEEFEMELSAFRADSLLDFLTAALGPQIYNQGVQDARRYLQQRLDDLDGEVHEPDGL, from the coding sequence GTGCCTCTCCGGATCGACGACGACCGCCGCCGCCATCTCGTCCAGCGCCTGCAGGGCTTCTTCCTGGAGGAGTTCGAGATGGAGCTGAGCGCCTTCCGGGCGGATAGCCTGCTGGACTTCCTGACCGCGGCGCTGGGTCCGCAGATCTACAACCAGGGCGTCCAGGACGCGCGTCGCTACCTGCAGCAGCGTCTGGACGACCTGGACGGCGAGGTGCACGAGCCGGACGGTCTCTAG